From the Primulina tabacum isolate GXHZ01 chromosome 3, ASM2559414v2, whole genome shotgun sequence genome, one window contains:
- the LOC142540619 gene encoding F-box protein CPR1-like: MANLPLEIIVEILCRLPVKSLKRFRAVARWWCFQIDSQDFVKLHLRRSLLSSSNRNLILGGLVLYSVDLNSLDKAHVIKPPFYYQTVDSITNSCNGLVVVTSEPPVLWNPFSRYYKVLPVNVIEQPNSGDSYCKVAYGFGYDSMNDVYKVVRVEEVRNSITHMWIYSKAKIYSTKSNSWKAIENFPYPLPFLRGIWRVHVNGALHTLVENLEHLRSGEFIKIMAFDIESEKHFEVMMPQGVRFRGVNASLDVLGGSLCIVSANTYGVVIWVMEKYGVKESWTKLLSIRPPLIERDDYVKPLVFSTDGERILLNCDDKDLAWYDLKKKTVENVSVEGLPFMFYAEVCVESLVGFDVPGQVKKLGTEKKKGKKCLNKRDDFLSEGFKLVL; the protein is encoded by the exons ATGGCGAATCTTCCCTTGGAAATCATCGTGGAAATACTATGCCGCCTACCCGTCAAATCCCTCAAGCGATTTCGCGCTGTTGCAAGATGGTGGTGTTTCCAGATAGACAGTCAAGATTTCGTCAAATTGCACTTGCGTCGCTCTTTGCTTTCTAGTTCCAATCGTAATTTGATTCTGGGAGGCCTCGTTTTGTATTCGGTCGATTTGAATTCGCTCGACAAGGCCCATGTTATCAAGCCTCCTTTTTATTATCAAACTGTGGACAGTATCACCAATTCTTGCAATGGTTTGGTGGTTGTGACGAGTGAGCCTCCCGTTTTGTGGAACCCCTTTTCGAGATATTATAAGGTTTTACCCGTTAATGTTATTGAGCAGCCAAATTCTGGGGATTCTTACTGCAAGGTTGCGTATGGGTTTGGCTATGATTCAATGAACGATGTTTATAAGGTTGTCAGAGTTGAGGAAGTGAGGAACTCGATAACCCATATGTGGATCTATTCTAAGGCTAAGATTTACAGTACTAAATCGAATTCGTGGAAAGCAATTGAGAACTTCCCTTACCCGCTGCCCTTCTTGAGAGGGATCTGGCGCGTGCACGTCAATGGAGCATTGCATACGCTGGTGGAGAATCTTGAGCACTTGAGATCTGgtgaatttattaaaataatggcTTTTGATATTGAGAGTGAGAAGCATTTTGAAGTGATGATGCCGCAGGGGGTTCGGTTCAGGGGTGTTAATGCGAGTTTGGATGTGCTAGGAGGGTCTCTATGTATTGTTTCTGCCAATACCTATGGGGTTGTCATTTGGGTGATGGAAAAATATGGTGTGAAGGAATCATGGACTAAACTGCTATCAATTAGACCACCTTTAATTGAGAGGGATGATTATGTGAAGCCTTTGGTCTTCTCAACTGATGGGGAACGGATTCTTTTGAATTGTGATGATAAAGATCTTGCTTGGTATGATTTAAAGAAGAAAACTGTTGAAAATGTCTCCGTCGAGGGTTTGCCTTTCATGTTTTATGCTGAGGTTTGTGTTGAGAGTCTTGTGGGGTTCGATGTCCCAGGACAAGTCAAGAAACTGGGAACAGAGAAAAAGAAGGGAAAAAAATGCCTGAATAAAAG GGATGATTTCTTGTCAGAGGGATTCAAGTTGGTGCTATAA